TTCAATGGTAGACCTGATTTTCGAATTAACTCGAGTGCTGATAGGCGATCCATAACGAAGGCGTCAGAACGACCTAAAACCACATCTTGTTCAATACCAGAGTCATAGGTTTTGATATTAATCTTACCGTCTTTATCGTGCTGACGTAGTAGCTGTTCGAAGTTCGAACCTAAATTGACGGCGACGGTTTTTCCCGCTAAGTCTTGAATACCATGAATACTCTTATTGCCTTTATGTACCGTAATTTGCGCACCATCAATCACATAAGGTTCAGAGAATAAGTATTTGTCTTGGCGTGCTTTCGTCATCGTAATTTGGTTAGAAATGGTATCGATACGACCCGTTTGTAGTAATCCAAATAAACCAGAGAAACTCGCCGTGACAAATTTCACGTCGTAATGATTACGTTTACCGATCTCTTTCCAAAGGTCCACTTCAAAGCCTTGTAGCTTATCGTTTTTCATAAAGGTAAATGGAAAATAGCGACCTGACATGCCAACTTTGACGACTTCGTTTGCCGCCTGTGCAGACGCGGCGGTAAACGCAAGCGCGGCAACGGCGATAGTTAACCAGCGTTTCATATATTTCTCCTCAGTAATTATGCTGTGATCTTACTCATATTTTTAGTTTTAGTAGAAATAACGAGTTCGTATTATTCATATCAAAAATAGAATAAAACATGGGGATAAGTCACGAATAATTTACATTAGTGTGTATGATCGTGTGAGTAAGCGGGGGGTATCTAGCAGGATCAAGGGAAAACTCCGTATATATTGTGAATAACTAAGATCTTATTCACATAGAAATTTGATCATTTACTGGCGATCTGAGTTATCAACAGGTAGAATTACCAGTCTTTATCGATCAATGATTAAGAGTGAGGGAAACGTGTCGTCTTCGCTTTGGTTGCAATGTTTGCAACAGCTTCAAGAAGAGCTACCAGCAACAGAATTCAGTATGTGGGTTCGTCCGCTTCAAGCGGAGCTTAATGACAATACTCTCACTTTGTTTGCGCCTAACCGCTTTGTACTCGACTGGGTACGTGATAAGTATCTTCATCATATCAATCGTCTACTGCAAGAACATTGTGGGCACGATATTCCGAACCTGCGTTTTGAGGTTGGTAGTCGTCCGGTTGAAACGCCAAAACCACTGCCTACGCGCTCACCTGCGGATGTCGCTGCAGAGTCGTCTGCGCCAGCGCAATTGTCGCGTCGTCAACCCGTGCATAAAACTTGGGAAGATGAAGAAGAAGCGATGGCAAGCATTCATCATCGCTCGAATGTCAATCCTAAGCATAAGTTTAATAACTTTGTGGAAGGTAAATCGAACCAGTTAGGTTTAGCGGCAGCGCGACAAGTGTCTGATAATCCAGGCAGTGCTTATAATCCACTCTTTTTATATGGTGGTACTGGTTTAGGTAAAACACACTTATTGCATGCAGTCGGTAATGCGATTGTTGATAACAATCCGAATGCGAAAGTGGTGTATATGCATTCTGAGCGTTTTGTTCAGGATATGGTCAAAGCTTTACAAAATAACGCGATTGAACAATTCAAACGTTATTATCGTAGTGTCGATGCCTTACTAATTGATGATATCCAATTTTTTGCCAACAAAGAGCGTTCACAGGAAGAGTTTTTCCACACGTTTAATGCGCTATTGGAAGGCAATCAACAAATTATCTTAACTTCTGACCGTTATCCTAAAGAAATTAATGGGGTGGAAGATCGTTTGAAATCCCGTTTTGGTTGGGGATTGACGGTTGCGATAGAGCCGCCTGAATTAGAGACGCGAGTCGCGATTTTAATGAAAAAGGCGGAAGCTCACCAAATCCATTTAGCGGATGAAGTGGCGTTTTTTATTGCGAAAAGATTGCGTTCGAACGTTCGTGAATTGGAGGGGGCGTTGAACCGTGTGATTGCCAATGCTAACTTCACTGGTCGCCCGATTACGATCGACTTCGTACGCGAAGCGCTTCGTGATTTGCTCGCATTACAAGAAAAATTAGTCACCATTGATAATATTCAAAAAACAGTGGCTGAATATTATAAAATTAAGGTGGCGGATTTACTGTCAAAACGTCGTTCTCGCTCGGTTGCGCGTCCACGTCAGTTAGCGATGGCGTTAGCCAAAGAATTGACCAACCATAGTTTGCCAGAAATTGGTGATGCGTTTGGTGGACGAGATCATACGACCGTTTTGCATGCTTGTCGTAAGATTCAACAATTACGAGAAGAGAGCCACGACATTAAAGAAGACTATTCTAACTTAATCCGTACGCTTTCTTCTTAAGATCGCGCTAGTATTGGCGTGATATATTCCATTGTTTATTAGAGTTAACTATGAAATTTACCATTGAACGTAGCCACTTAATTAAATCTCTACAGCAAGTGTCAGGCTCTTTAGGTGGCCGAGCAACGTTACCTATATTGAGTAACTTATTACTTAAAGTAGAAGATAGCCAATTGTCGATGACTGCTACTGACCTTGAAGTCGAGTTAGTGAGTCGTGTGACGCTTGAAGGTGAATGCGAAGCAG
This DNA window, taken from Vibrio palustris, encodes the following:
- a CDS encoding amino acid ABC transporter substrate-binding protein, translated to MKRWLTIAVAALAFTAASAQAANEVVKVGMSGRYFPFTFMKNDKLQGFEVDLWKEIGKRNHYDVKFVTASFSGLFGLLQTGRIDTISNQITMTKARQDKYLFSEPYVIDGAQITVHKGNKSIHGIQDLAGKTVAVNLGSNFEQLLRQHDKDGKINIKTYDSGIEQDVVLGRSDAFVMDRLSALELIRKSGLPLKLAGSPFEKIENAWPFMKNAKGKELRKEVNQALEAMRGDGTLAKISKKWFDTDITK
- the dnaA gene encoding chromosomal replication initiator protein DnaA — its product is MSSSLWLQCLQQLQEELPATEFSMWVRPLQAELNDNTLTLFAPNRFVLDWVRDKYLHHINRLLQEHCGHDIPNLRFEVGSRPVETPKPLPTRSPADVAAESSAPAQLSRRQPVHKTWEDEEEAMASIHHRSNVNPKHKFNNFVEGKSNQLGLAAARQVSDNPGSAYNPLFLYGGTGLGKTHLLHAVGNAIVDNNPNAKVVYMHSERFVQDMVKALQNNAIEQFKRYYRSVDALLIDDIQFFANKERSQEEFFHTFNALLEGNQQIILTSDRYPKEINGVEDRLKSRFGWGLTVAIEPPELETRVAILMKKAEAHQIHLADEVAFFIAKRLRSNVRELEGALNRVIANANFTGRPITIDFVREALRDLLALQEKLVTIDNIQKTVAEYYKIKVADLLSKRRSRSVARPRQLAMALAKELTNHSLPEIGDAFGGRDHTTVLHACRKIQQLREESHDIKEDYSNLIRTLSS